A stretch of DNA from Tigriopus californicus strain San Diego chromosome 11, Tcal_SD_v2.1, whole genome shotgun sequence:
AGCATGTTCCCGTACCTGTTGGTGACCATTGGCTCTGGCGTGTCGATCATCAAGGTGACAGGGGACAACGATTTTGAACGCATCGGAGGCACGGCCACGGGGGGTGGCACTTTTTGGGCCCTAGGACGACTCCTGACCCAAGTGGAGGGCTTTGACGAACTCTTGGCATTGGCGTCCGAAGGCGACCACCGCAAGGTGGACATGCTGGTGAAAGACATCTATGGCGATCGTCAGGACTACCAATCCTTGGGACTACCCGCGGATTTGATTGCTTCTAGCATGGGTAAAGCTATTCAGAGTGAGAGCGACTGGAAAAAGTTCTCCAAGGCGGACATTGCCCGGAGTTTGTTGTACATGATCAGTAACGATATCGGACAGATTTCGAGCTTGTACGCTATGCTGCACGAAATCAAGACCATCTACTTTGGTGGGTTCTTCCTTCGCCACCACCCGGTGAGCATGCATACGGTCAGGTACTCGGTCAACTACTGGACCAAGGGCAAAGTCCAGGCCCGATTCCTTCGTCACGAAGGTTATCTGGGCGCCATTGGGGCCTTCTTGAAAGGCGCTCAAACGATTCACGCCGAGGACTATTCATGGTTGGAGAACCTGTACGGGAGCACGGGCTTTAGTTCGCCCCAAAATCCAGTGGCGCCCAATTTCGAACTGGACCATCTGGAGATTGATCGCTTCGAAAAGAAGCTGCGATTCTGCCCACTTCTGCAGGACCCGCTGACCTACAGTCCGGACACGGTGGACTTGACCCGAGACAATGATGCCCGGGAGTACTGGCTTCAGTGTCTGCAGGACTCGTTGCCCAAGTTCACGGAAAGGGCCATCAAAAGCCAGGATAACTCGTCCAACGTGCAAGATCGAGCGAGGAAGTTCCAGGATCAATTTCTGACCCGGCTCAACCAATTCAAACACAACCCTTTTGCTTACGGCAATCTCACGGTCCGGGGGCTACTGGACCTGCGGGAACATTGCCTGGCAGAGTTTGATTTCTATGATCCATATAGGAGACAGAAACAATTTGAGAATGATCAAGCCTTTGACCTTCTCCCCGATCTGCTCCAGGAATTGAGTCGATTGGATTGGGAAGAGCGTCAAAAAAGGCTAGCCATCGGCGTTCTGGCTGGCAACGTCTTCGACTGGGGGGCCAAAGAGGTGGCTCTCATCATGGAAGACACAGGGCTGGACTTCAAG
This window harbors:
- the LOC131889867 gene encoding 4'-phosphopantetheine phosphatase-like — translated: MSQELGKSIELPQWTGIVFRDIQGAKILAMDIGGSLTKIAVYSTISHKKIIYDPRARQQTASQDGSKKVQIEIEGDAMYAVSEGARLHFIKFETKHIDYWLAYIHECLSVNKSEFQQKSIKVTGGGAYKYSERIKEMVGLPIDKCDEMRCIVRGCNFLLRNISDESFIYQRKGHPEFVFQTIDPRSMFPYLLVTIGSGVSIIKVTGDNDFERIGGTATGGGTFWALGRLLTQVEGFDELLALASEGDHRKVDMLVKDIYGDRQDYQSLGLPADLIASSMGKAIQSESDWKKFSKADIARSLLYMISNDIGQISSLYAMLHEIKTIYFGGFFLRHHPVSMHTVRYSVNYWTKGKVQARFLRHEGYLGAIGAFLKGAQTIHAEDYSWLENLYGSTGFSSPQNPVAPNFELDHLEIDRFEKKLRFCPLLQDPLTYSPDTVDLTRDNDAREYWLQCLQDSLPKFTERAIKSQDNSSNVQDRARKFQDQFLTRLNQFKHNPFAYGNLTVRGLLDLREHCLAEFDFYDPYRRQKQFENDQAFDLLPDLLQELSRLDWEERQKRLAIGVLAGNVFDWGAKEVALIMEDTGLDFKTALGMIGPRPWLVDCLDAWIERLRNGSHHKCAAIFIDNSGVDVILGILPFVQELLSRGSEVLLCANNKPVLNDVTYGELLIILQRAAKVSDVIAQALESNQLICLDSGQGSPCLDLTKLNKTVVDVMLEKQVDLLVLEGMGRAVHTNLYTCFNCECLKIAVLKNRWLAERLGGEMYAVIFKFEKPANPLDQLVVGQATNGEAAAEAAAEAAK